A region of Anolis carolinensis isolate JA03-04 unplaced genomic scaffold, rAnoCar3.1.pri scaffold_7, whole genome shotgun sequence DNA encodes the following proteins:
- the comp gene encoding cartilage oligomeric matrix protein yields MLSEMRETNQVLREITELLKQQIKEITFLKNTVMECDACGMGTGATGHPISLAPLSRCYPNPCFPGVTCTDTATGFRCGTCPQGYTGNGTHCTDINECTANPCFPRVQCINTAPGFRCERCPAGYTGPVHEGVGLAFARANKQVCNDINECESGTARTCVPNSICINTRGSYKCGSCKAGFVGDQTSGCRSKAERRCPNGELSPCHEKAECFVERDGSLVCVCKVGWAGNGYICGPDTDIDGFPDEKLRCTDKKCRKDNCVTVPNSGQEDADRDGIGDACDDDADGDGITNTEDNCVFVRNTDQRNTDQDNFGDACDNCRNVKNNDQKDSDGDGRGDLCDDDMDGDKVKNVLDNCVRIPNPDQRDSDGDGVGDVCDSCPHISNPDQKDTDHDLVGDPCDTNQDRDGDGHQDSRDNCPSVPNSSQLDSDRDGIGDECDDDDDNDGIPDQRPPGPDNCRLVPNPGQQDSDRDGIGDACTNDFDKDLVVDQIDVCPENAEVTLTDFRAFQTVVLDPEGDAQIDPNWIVLNQGMEIVQTMNSDPGLAVGYTAFNGVDFEGTFHVNTATDDDYAGFIFGYQDSASFYVVMWKQMEQTYWQANPFRAVAEPGIQLKAVKSKTGPGEYLRNSLWHTGDTPDQVRLLWKDPRNVGWKDKTSYRWFLQHRPQVGYIRARFYEGPELVADTGVVLDTTMRGGRLGVFCFSQENIIWSNLRYRCNDTIPEDYESYRNQRDY; encoded by the exons ATGCTCTCGGAGATGAGAGAGACGAACCAAGTGCTGCGGGAAATCACGGAGTTGCTGAAACAGCAG ATCAAGGAGATCACCTTCTTGAAAAACACGGTCATGGAATGTGACGCCTGTG GGATGGGCACGGGAGCCACAGGGCACCCCATCAGCCTGGCCCCGCTGAGCCGCTGCTACCCCAACCCGTGCTTCCCGGGCGTCACGTGTACAGACACCGCCACCGGCTTCCGCTGCGGCACGTGCCCCCAAGGCTACACCGGCAACGGGACCCACTGCACCGACATCAACGAG TGCACAGCCAATCCCTGCTTCCCGAGAGTCCAGTGTATCAACACGGCCCCTGGTTTCCGGTGTGAACGATGCCCCGCCGGATACACGGGACCGGTCCACGAGGGGGTGGGCTTAGCCTTCGCCAGGGCCAACAAACAG GTTTGCAACGACATCAACGAGTGCGAATCCGGCACCGCCAGGACCTGCGTCCCAAACTCCATCTGCATCAACACCCGG GGATCCTACAAGTGCGGTTCCTGCAAAGCCGGCTTCGTGGGTGACCAGACGAGTGGCTGCCGGAGCAAGGCCGAGCGGCGGTGCCCCAATGGGGAGCTCAGCCCCTGCCACGAAAAGGCCGAGTGCTTCGTGGAGCGCGACGGGTCTCTGGTCTGCGTG TGCAAGGTCGGTTGGGCAGGAAATGGCTACATCTGCGGACCGGACACCGACATCGATGGCTTCCCCGATGAAAAGCTCCGCTGCACCGACAAAAAGTGCCGCAAG GACAACTGTGTCACCGTCCCGAACTCTGGCCAAGAGGACGCAGACCGGGATGGGATCGGCGACGCTTGCGACGATGACGCCGACGGGGACGGGATCACCAACACCGAG GACAATTGTGTCTTTGTACGCAACACCGACCAGCGTAACACCGACCAGGACAATTTTGGCGATGCCTGCGACAACTGCCGCAACGTCAAGAACAACGACCAGAAAGACAGCGACGGAGACGGGCGCGGCGACCTCTGCGACGACGACATGGACGGAGATA AGGTGAAAAACGTGTTGGACAACTGCGTGAGGATTCCCAACCCGGACCAGCGGGACAGCGACGGGGACGGCGTGGGCGACGTCTGTGACAGCTGCCCACATATCAGCAATCCAGACCAG AAAGACACCGACCACGATCTCGTGGGCGATCCCTGCGACACCAACCAAGACCG GGATGGAGACGGCCACCAGGACTCTCGGGACAACTGCCCCTCGGTGCCCAACAGCTCCCAGCTCGATTCGGACCGGGATGGCATCGGGGACGAAtgcgacgacgacgacgacaacgACGGCATCCCGGACCAGAGGCCGCCGGGCCCCGACAACTGCCGCCTGGTCCCCAACCCTGGGCAGCAGGACTCCGACC GAGACGGCATCGGAGACGCCTGCACCAACGACTTCGACAAGGACCTCGTCGTCGACCAGATCGACGTCTGTCCCGAAAACGCGGAGGTGACGCTGACGGATTTCCGGGCCTTCCAGACCGTCGTCTTGGATCCCGAAGGGGACGCCCAGATCGACCCGAACTGGATCGTCCTCAACCAG GGAATGGAAATTGTTCAGACCATGAACAGCGACCCAGGTTTGGCCGTCG GCTACACCGCGTTCAACGGGGTGGACTTCGAGGGCACCTTCCACGTCAACACGGCCACAGACGACGACTACGCCGGGTTCATCTTCGGCTACCAAGACAGCGCCAGCTTCTACGTTGTCATGTGGAAACAAATGGAGCAAACCTATTGGCAGGCCAACCCTTTCCGAGCCGTCGCCGAGCCGGGGATCCAGCTAAAG GCGGTGAAATCCAAGACCGGGCCGGGCGAATACCTCCGCAACTCCCTCTGGCACACCGGAGACACCCCCGACCAGGTCAGGCTGCTGTGGAAAGACCCCCGGAACGTGGGCTGGAAGGACAAGACTTCCTACCGCTGGTTCTTGCAGCACCGGCCACAAGTGGGCTACATCCG GGCTCGTTTCTACGAAGGACCCGAACTGGTGGCCGACACGGGGGTCGTGCTGGACACCACGATGCGGGGCGGACGTCTGGGCGTCTTCTGCTTCTCCCAGGAGAACATCATTTGGTCCAACCTGCGGTACCGCTGCAACG ATACCATTCCCGAAGACTACGAGTCGTACCGGAACCAGCGGGACTACTAA